From the Euphorbia lathyris chromosome 6, ddEupLath1.1, whole genome shotgun sequence genome, one window contains:
- the LOC136232929 gene encoding uncharacterized protein, which yields MDFQVVILAGGTSKKLVPLVSKEVPKALLPVANRPLLSYVLEQLELSNLKDLIVVVEGQDAALSVGAWISGAYVDRLHVEVAAVPEDVGTAGAIQAIAHHLTAKDILVVSGDLVSDVPPGAVAAAHRRHDAVVTTMLCSVPVGGSADLGSTAGKEKVKKPRRYNIIGLDPTKQFLLHIATGAEVEKDIRIHKSILRAVGQMEIRSDLMDAHMYAFKRSVLQEVLDEKDRFQSLKQDLLPYLVRSQLMSEVLLNGTPQSEENGNDKISSPNNQEVVSEILANASTPSFHKLCAAGHNDSASVRKNHKCCAYIASSSKYCARLDSIQAFCDINRDVIGEANHLSGYSFSAHNNIIHPSAQYGSKTTVGPHCMLGEGSQMGDKCSVKRSVIGRHCRIGSNVKVVNSVIMNHVTVGDGCSIQGSVICSNVQLQERVVLKDCQVGAGYVVSAGSESKGESLARKEK from the exons ATGGATTTCCAAGTTGTAATCCTTGCTGGTGGCACTTCGAAGAAATTGGTTCCTCTGGTTTCTAAG GAGGTTCCAAAAGCTCTGCTTCCGGTGGCAAACCGACCGCTTCTTTCTTACGTTTTGGAGCAATTGGAACTCTCCAATCTCAAGGATCTTATTGTG GTTGTTGAAGGGCAGGATGCTGCTCTTAGCGTTGGTGCTTGGATATCGGGTGCTTATGTTGATCGTCTTCATGTTGAG GTTGCTGCTGTTCCGGAGGATGTTGGAACTGCAGGTGCTATTCAGGCCATTGCTCACCACTTGACTGCAAAGGATATTCTG GTTGTGAGTGGTGATCTTGTTTCTGATGTTCCTCCTGGTGCTGTTGCCGCTGCACACAGACGACATGATGCTGTTGTAACTACAATGCTTTGCTCTGTTCCTGTTGGTGGATCTGCTGATTTAGGGTCCACTGCtggaaaagaaaaagtaaagaAACCAAGACGATACAATATCATTGGGCTGGACCCCACAAAACAGTTTCTATTACATATAGCAACAG GGGCTGAAGTTGAGAAAGATATTCGAATTCACAAGAGTATCCTTCGTGCAGTTGGACAG ATGGAAATACGTTCTGATCTTATGGATGCTCATATGTATGCATTCAAGAG GTCTGTTCTACAAGAAGTTTTAGATGAGAAGGATAGATTCCAAAGCTTAAAACAGGATTTACTGCCTTACCTTGTCCGCAGCCAGCTT ATGTCTGAGGTTTTGTTGAATGGTACACCTCAATCAGAAGAAAACGGAAATGACAAGATCAGTTCGCCGAACAACCAAGAAGTGGTATCTGAAATACTGGCCAATGCATCTACACCAAGCTTCCATAAACTTTGTGCAGCTGGTCATAATGATTCTGCTTCTGTTCGAAAAAATCATAAATGTTGTGCTTATATTGCAAGCAGCAGCAAATATTGTGCACGCCTAGATTCAATTCAAGCATTCTGTGATATAAATCGAGAT GTCATAGGTGAAGCAAATCATCTGTCTGGCTATTCATTCTCGGCTCATAACAATATTATCCATCCTTCAGCACAGTATGGATCAAAAACAACT GTGGGACCTCATTGTATGCTGGGAGAAGGTTCACAAATGGGTGACAAGTGTAGTGTGAAACGATCTGTTATAGGTCGTCACTGCCGGATAGGTTCCAATGTGAAG GTTGTTAATTCAGTTATCATGAACCATGTTACGGTTGGAGATGGGTGTTCAATCCAAGGTTCTGTGATTTGCAGCAATGTACAGCTCCAAGAACGAGTTGTATTGAAAGATTGTCAG GTTGGAGCAGGTTATGTGGTAAGTGCTGGTAGTGAGTCAAAGGGAGAGTCCTTAGCCAGAAAAGAGAAATGA